In Flavobacterium endoglycinae, one DNA window encodes the following:
- a CDS encoding DUF6985 domain-containing protein yields MEHKFWGKINENWIGFLSDVKFKIPYLKKEEIEIYLGRDRSIPDEQEMDDYEKTFRSFLDNIKDAMDEIKKETFTRYKNIYAKYYEDFNRSGEEPLNIDNDEKHFEYIQDILYIRILKRNTLKILIRYDLDPEHGIEIKMKKNKIIAIGGIAA; encoded by the coding sequence ATGGAGCATAAATTTTGGGGAAAGATTAATGAAAATTGGATAGGTTTTCTAAGTGATGTAAAGTTTAAAATTCCTTACCTAAAAAAAGAAGAAATAGAGATATATTTAGGAAGAGATAGAAGTATTCCAGATGAGCAAGAAATGGACGATTATGAAAAAACTTTTCGCAGTTTTTTGGATAATATCAAAGATGCAATGGATGAAATAAAAAAAGAAACTTTTACTCGATATAAAAATATTTACGCAAAATATTATGAGGATTTTAATCGATCAGGAGAAGAACCTCTTAATATTGATAACGATGAGAAGCATTTTGAATATATACAAGATATTTTATATATAAGAATATTAAAAAGAAATACGCTGAAAATTCTTATACGATATGATTTAGATCCTGAACATGGTATTGAAATAAAAATGAAGAAAAATAAAATAATTGCAATTGGTGGTATTGCGGCTTAA
- the hemL gene encoding glutamate-1-semialdehyde 2,1-aminomutase has translation MLYKRSSQLFAEAEKVIPGGVNSPVRAFKAVGGTPIFVKSAKGAYLYDEDGNKLIDYINSWGPMVLGHAYQPVVDAVIEKAKLGTSFGMPTELETEIAALAVSMVPNIDKIRFVNSGTEACMSAIRLARGFTKRDKIVKFAGCYHGHSDSFLIQAGSGAVTFGSPNSPGVTEGTAKDTLLAKYNDLENVKTLVEANKGEIAAIIIEAVAGNMGCIPPQEGFLQGLRDLCTANGILLIFDEVMTGFRLARGGVQELYGIDADIVTFGKVIGGGLPVGAFAAREEIMNYLAPLGPVYQAGTLSGNPLAMAAGLAMLKALDSDREIFTRLEEKTAYLEAGIDRVLKANNVVFTINRVGSMISVHFDANPVTDFQTAAKGDNETFKKFFHGLLQEGVYIAPSAYETWFITDALTYEDLDFTINAIDKVSKSF, from the coding sequence ATGTTATATAAAAGAAGTAGTCAGCTTTTTGCTGAAGCAGAAAAAGTAATTCCGGGAGGAGTAAATTCACCAGTAAGAGCATTTAAAGCCGTTGGCGGAACTCCGATTTTTGTAAAAAGTGCAAAAGGCGCTTATTTGTATGATGAAGACGGAAATAAATTAATCGATTATATTAACTCTTGGGGACCAATGGTTTTAGGTCATGCATATCAGCCGGTTGTTGATGCTGTGATTGAGAAAGCAAAATTAGGGACATCATTTGGTATGCCAACAGAATTGGAAACAGAAATCGCAGCTTTGGCCGTTTCTATGGTTCCAAATATTGATAAAATACGTTTTGTAAATTCAGGTACAGAAGCTTGTATGAGTGCAATTCGCTTAGCTCGCGGATTTACAAAAAGAGATAAAATTGTAAAGTTCGCAGGTTGTTACCACGGGCATTCAGATTCATTTTTGATTCAGGCGGGAAGTGGAGCAGTTACTTTTGGTTCGCCAAATAGCCCTGGAGTTACAGAAGGAACTGCAAAAGATACTTTATTAGCCAAATACAATGATTTAGAGAATGTAAAAACACTTGTTGAAGCTAATAAAGGTGAAATCGCTGCCATTATTATTGAAGCCGTTGCAGGAAACATGGGATGTATTCCGCCTCAAGAAGGTTTCTTGCAAGGATTACGAGACTTGTGTACGGCAAACGGAATCTTATTGATTTTTGATGAGGTAATGACAGGTTTCCGTTTAGCTCGCGGTGGCGTTCAAGAACTATACGGAATTGATGCTGATATCGTGACTTTCGGAAAAGTTATTGGTGGTGGACTTCCAGTTGGAGCTTTTGCAGCGCGTGAAGAAATCATGAATTATTTAGCGCCTCTTGGACCAGTTTACCAAGCCGGAACATTATCTGGAAATCCGTTAGCAATGGCTGCTGGATTGGCAATGTTGAAAGCGCTTGATTCAGACAGAGAAATTTTTACTCGTTTGGAAGAAAAAACAGCTTATCTAGAAGCTGGAATCGATAGAGTTTTAAAAGCGAATAATGTTGTTTTTACCATCAATAGAGTTGGTTCTATGATTTCGGTTCACTTTGATGCAAATCCAGTAACCGATTTCCAAACGGCTGCAAAAGGAGATAACGAAACATTTAAAAAATTCTTCCACGGATTATTGCAAGAAGGCGTTTACATCGCGCCATCTGCATACGAAACGTGGTTTATTACCGATGCATTGACGTACGAAGATTTAGATTTTACAATTAATGCAATTGATAAAGTATCAAAATCATTTTAA
- a CDS encoding glucosaminidase domain-containing protein, with protein sequence MIKKIVLLLVILALASCSSSKPAIATTKKAAAVQSRTASTKRSTPAKPIAKNYPSTNNTTEVIQSTSKTVVTSDLINNYVLQYKDIAMGNMKTYGIPASIILAQGILESGAGRGDLAVDANNHFGIKCHNDWLGESVRHDDDSAQECFRKYREASESYRDHALFLVGKKRYATLFTYEKDDYKAWAKGLRAAGYATDPKYPDKLISYIERYNLHQYDCQVTGRNYVPINTSAPARSSSSVANSDLKINMGSNDPNLYEVQKGDTLYSISKKFNLLVDDLKQKNNLTDNAISIGQRLKVK encoded by the coding sequence ATGATTAAAAAAATTGTATTACTTCTCGTAATATTAGCTTTAGCAAGCTGCTCGTCTAGTAAGCCTGCCATCGCGACGACTAAAAAAGCGGCAGCAGTTCAATCCCGAACAGCTTCAACAAAAAGAAGTACTCCTGCTAAGCCAATTGCCAAAAATTATCCTTCTACAAATAATACAACTGAAGTTATTCAATCTACTTCCAAAACCGTTGTTACAAGCGATTTAATTAATAATTATGTGTTGCAGTACAAAGATATTGCAATGGGAAACATGAAAACGTACGGAATTCCTGCGAGTATTATTTTAGCGCAAGGAATTTTAGAATCGGGTGCGGGTAGAGGAGATTTAGCGGTAGATGCTAATAATCATTTTGGAATAAAATGCCATAATGATTGGTTGGGAGAAAGTGTCCGCCATGATGATGATTCGGCTCAGGAATGTTTTAGAAAATATAGAGAGGCTTCGGAATCGTATAGAGATCACGCTTTGTTTTTAGTTGGTAAAAAGCGATACGCTACTTTATTTACTTACGAAAAAGACGATTACAAAGCTTGGGCAAAAGGATTGAGAGCAGCAGGTTATGCCACAGATCCGAAATATCCTGATAAGTTAATCAGTTATATCGAACGTTACAATCTGCATCAATACGATTGTCAGGTTACGGGAAGAAACTATGTTCCTATTAATACTTCGGCTCCAGCAAGAAGTTCATCTTCAGTGGCTAATTCCGATCTAAAGATTAATATGGGTTCAAATGATCCAAATTTATACGAAGTTCAAAAAGGTGATACTTTGTACTCTATTTCAAAGAAATTCAATTTATTAGTTGATGATTTAAAGCAGAAAAATAATCTGACTGATAATGCGATTTCGATAGGGCAGAGGCTAAAAGTGAAGTGA
- a CDS encoding 1-aminocyclopropane-1-carboxylate deaminase/D-cysteine desulfhydrase, whose translation MNPVFNQSLNIQFPNAISVTIKREDLIHPFVSGNKFRKLKYNLLQAKAENKDTLLTFGGAFSNHIAAVAYAGKEQGFKTIGIIRGDELFDKIEENPTLKFAHENGMQFEFISREEYRLKSENSFIEKLKNKFGDFYLVPEGGTNELAVKGCEEILTDEDSVFNYVCCAVGTGGTISGLINSSLQNQKILGFPALKGDFLNDEIRIFAKKDNWNLISDYHFGGYGKINLELIEFINAFFEKNKVPLDPIYTGKMVFGVIDLIHKNYFPAHSKILLIHTGGLQGIDGMNIKLKQKKLPILKTND comes from the coding sequence ATGAATCCAGTTTTCAATCAATCTTTAAATATTCAATTTCCGAATGCTATTTCGGTGACCATAAAGCGCGAAGATCTCATTCATCCTTTTGTGTCTGGAAATAAATTTAGAAAACTAAAATACAATCTGCTTCAGGCAAAAGCCGAAAACAAAGACACCTTATTGACTTTCGGTGGAGCATTTTCCAATCATATTGCCGCTGTAGCTTATGCGGGAAAAGAGCAAGGATTTAAAACTATAGGAATCATTCGCGGAGACGAACTTTTTGATAAAATAGAAGAAAATCCAACTCTGAAATTTGCGCATGAAAACGGAATGCAATTCGAGTTTATTTCGAGAGAAGAATATCGTTTAAAAAGTGAAAATTCATTTATAGAAAAACTAAAAAATAAGTTTGGCGATTTTTATCTGGTTCCCGAAGGCGGTACAAATGAATTGGCTGTAAAAGGCTGCGAAGAGATTTTGACAGACGAAGATTCGGTTTTTAATTATGTTTGCTGTGCAGTTGGAACTGGCGGCACGATTTCGGGATTAATTAATAGTTCGCTCCAAAATCAGAAAATTTTGGGTTTTCCAGCGTTAAAAGGTGACTTTTTAAACGATGAAATTCGTATTTTTGCAAAAAAAGATAACTGGAATTTAATTTCTGACTATCATTTTGGAGGTTATGGCAAGATAAATTTAGAATTAATTGAATTTATTAATGCTTTTTTTGAAAAGAATAAAGTGCCTTTAGATCCAATTTATACAGGAAAGATGGTTTTTGGCGTTATAGATTTAATACACAAAAACTATTTTCCTGCCCATTCAAAAATTTTACTCATTCACACAGGCGGATTGCAGGGAATTGACGGAATGAATATAAAGTTGAAGCAGAAGAAATTACCAATACTCAAAACCAATGATTAA
- a CDS encoding DUF5522 domain-containing protein codes for MKEQSNENKLIEGEDFYYTPEGYKCFTEKYHLKRGYCCKSGCRHCPYGFDKRTGEIRKKGN; via the coding sequence ATGAAAGAGCAAAGTAATGAAAATAAATTAATCGAAGGCGAAGATTTTTACTATACACCCGAAGGTTACAAATGCTTTACTGAAAAATATCATTTAAAACGTGGTTACTGCTGCAAAAGCGGTTGTCGTCATTGTCCATATGGTTTTGACAAAAGAACAGGAGAAATCAGAAAGAAAGGGAATTAG
- a CDS encoding urocanate hydratase: MTFKEQIQQGIPSILPPKQAYDPAINHAPKRKEILSAEEKKLALKNALRYFDPKHHAELLPEFSEELETYGRIYMYRLRPDYKMYARPIDEYPGKSLQAKAIMHMIQNNLDYAVAQHPHELITYGGNGAVFQNWAQYLLTMQYLSEMTDEQTLTMYSGHPMGLFPSHKEAPRVVVTNGMVIPNYSKPDDWEKMNALGVSQYGQMTAGSYMYIGPQGIVHGTTITVLNGFRKIKQNPEGSLFVTSGLGGMSGAQPKAGNIAGCITVCAEVNPKITKIRHEQGWINEVVTSTDELVARVNSAKAKKETVSIAYLGNVVDVWERFDQENIKIDLGSDQTSLHNPWAGGYYPVGISFEDANKMMAENPDLFKEKVQESLRRHADAINKHTAKGTYFFDYGNAFLLEASRAGADVMAENNIDFKYPSYVQDIMGPMCFDYGFGPFRWVCTSGKPEDLLKTDAIACEVLEKMAETAPNEIQQQMQDNIKWIKGAQENKLVVGSQARILYADAEGRIKIAEAFNQAIAKGEIGAVVLGRDHHDVSGTDSPYRETSNIYDGSRFTADMAIHNVIGDSFRGATWVSIHNGGGVGWGEVINGGFGMVLDGSTEASKRLASMLFWDVNNGISRRSWARNEGAVFAIKRAMEVEPLLKVTLPNLVDESLL, from the coding sequence ATGACTTTCAAAGAACAAATACAACAAGGAATACCTTCTATATTACCACCAAAACAGGCATACGATCCAGCGATTAATCATGCTCCGAAACGAAAAGAAATCCTTTCGGCAGAAGAAAAAAAGCTGGCGCTGAAAAATGCTTTGCGTTATTTCGATCCAAAACACCACGCTGAATTGCTTCCTGAATTTTCGGAAGAATTAGAAACTTATGGGCGTATTTACATGTATCGTCTTCGCCCAGATTATAAAATGTACGCAAGACCAATTGATGAATATCCAGGAAAATCATTGCAGGCAAAAGCGATTATGCACATGATCCAGAACAATTTGGATTATGCGGTGGCACAGCATCCGCATGAATTAATTACATATGGTGGAAACGGAGCTGTTTTCCAAAACTGGGCACAGTATTTATTGACCATGCAATATTTGTCTGAAATGACAGATGAGCAAACTTTAACGATGTATTCTGGACATCCAATGGGATTATTTCCTTCTCATAAAGAAGCGCCGAGAGTGGTCGTAACAAACGGAATGGTAATCCCGAATTATTCCAAACCTGACGATTGGGAAAAAATGAATGCTCTTGGGGTTTCGCAATACGGACAAATGACGGCGGGAAGTTATATGTATATCGGCCCGCAGGGAATTGTTCACGGGACTACGATTACGGTTTTAAACGGTTTTAGAAAAATAAAACAAAATCCAGAAGGGAGTTTATTTGTTACTTCTGGTCTTGGCGGAATGTCGGGTGCGCAGCCAAAAGCCGGAAATATTGCAGGTTGTATTACAGTCTGCGCCGAAGTAAATCCGAAGATTACTAAAATCCGTCACGAACAAGGATGGATTAATGAAGTGGTGACTTCTACGGATGAATTGGTTGCCAGAGTAAATTCGGCGAAAGCCAAAAAAGAAACCGTTTCGATTGCTTATTTAGGAAATGTGGTCGATGTTTGGGAACGTTTCGATCAGGAAAATATCAAAATTGATTTAGGTTCAGATCAGACTTCGCTTCACAATCCATGGGCTGGAGGTTATTATCCGGTTGGAATTTCGTTTGAAGACGCCAACAAAATGATGGCTGAAAATCCTGATTTATTCAAAGAAAAAGTTCAAGAAAGTTTACGCCGTCATGCGGATGCTATCAACAAACATACTGCAAAAGGAACGTATTTCTTTGATTACGGAAATGCCTTTTTATTAGAAGCTTCCCGCGCTGGTGCAGATGTAATGGCAGAAAACAATATCGATTTTAAATATCCAAGTTACGTTCAGGATATTATGGGACCAATGTGTTTCGATTACGGATTTGGTCCTTTCCGTTGGGTTTGTACTTCTGGAAAACCGGAAGATTTACTAAAAACAGATGCCATTGCATGTGAAGTTTTAGAAAAAATGGCCGAAACTGCTCCCAATGAAATTCAGCAGCAAATGCAGGATAACATTAAATGGATTAAAGGTGCGCAGGAAAACAAACTGGTTGTAGGTTCACAAGCTCGTATTTTATATGCTGATGCAGAAGGAAGAATCAAGATTGCTGAAGCCTTTAATCAAGCCATTGCAAAAGGTGAAATTGGCGCTGTGGTTTTAGGGCGCGATCATCACGACGTTTCCGGAACTGACTCGCCTTACAGAGAAACTTCAAACATTTATGATGGATCACGTTTTACAGCCGATATGGCGATTCACAATGTGATTGGAGATAGCTTTAGAGGAGCAACTTGGGTTTCTATTCATAATGGTGGTGGCGTTGGCTGGGGAGAGGTTATAAACGGCGGATTTGGTATGGTTCTTGATGGTTCTACAGAGGCTTCAAAACGTTTAGCATCAATGCTTTTCTGGGATGTTAACAACGGAATTTCAAGACGAAGCTGGGCTCGAAATGAAGGTGCTGTTTTTGCTATAAAAAGAGCAATGGAAGTTGAGCCATTATTAAAAGTAACTTTACCCAACCTAGTTGATGAAAGTCTGCTTTAA
- a CDS encoding DUF4136 domain-containing protein, which produces MKTFKLVPILLLLILSSCSSITVYSDYDKTVDFAPYKTYAFFKPGIDKVEVSDLDKRRILHAIDNEMQAKGLTKSDNPDLLVNIFTKSREQVNVNQFNAGWGYGWGWGWNPWLMYGNQTSVSTSTEGTLYIDLIDAKKKEMIWQGEGQGTLTKNVDKKDEKVAEFVNKILAQYPPVKK; this is translated from the coding sequence ATGAAAACATTCAAATTAGTTCCGATTTTGCTGCTTTTGATTCTTTCTTCTTGCAGCAGTATAACTGTATATTCTGACTATGACAAAACAGTCGATTTTGCGCCCTATAAAACGTATGCTTTCTTTAAGCCCGGAATTGATAAGGTCGAGGTTTCTGATTTGGATAAAAGACGTATTCTTCACGCCATCGACAATGAAATGCAGGCTAAAGGTTTAACCAAAAGTGACAATCCTGATTTATTAGTCAACATTTTTACCAAATCAAGAGAGCAGGTAAATGTAAATCAATTTAATGCTGGCTGGGGTTATGGCTGGGGCTGGGGTTGGAATCCGTGGTTGATGTACGGTAACCAGACTTCGGTTTCAACTTCTACTGAAGGCACATTATATATTGACTTAATCGATGCCAAAAAGAAAGAAATGATCTGGCAGGGTGAAGGTCAGGGAACTTTAACTAAAAACGTTGACAAAAAAGACGAGAAAGTAGCTGAGTTCGTAAACAAAATTTTAGCTCAATATCCGCCGGTTAAAAAATAA
- the ilvA gene encoding threonine ammonia-lyase IlvA: protein MDLFNEVLNAKKQLEDVVAATPLTQNLNLSDEFESTILLKREDLQIVRSYKIRGAYHKISSLNEKEKANGIVCASAGNHAQGVAYSCNLLKIHGKIYMPKTTPKQKVKQVQLFGKSFVEIVLTGDTFDDAYASATADAIKNHKTFIHPFDDEKVIAGQGTVGLEILESFKEPIDYVFVPIGGGGLASGLSEVFKHLSPHTKIIGVEPKGAPSMKTSIEENKNTPLQTIDKFVDGAAVKQVGDKTFEICRYNLEDVILVPEGKVCTTILRLYNEEAMVVEPAGALTIAALDFYKDKIKGKNVVCIVSGSNNDIERTAEIKERSLLYEGLMHYFMIQFPQRPGALKEFVNNILGPDDDITYFQFHKKNNREVGSVVVGLELKNKNDIMAIKMNMTQNGFEFQYLNDNQDLFTQLIG, encoded by the coding sequence ATGGATTTATTCAACGAAGTACTTAACGCCAAAAAGCAGCTTGAAGATGTAGTTGCGGCGACGCCTTTAACACAAAACCTTAATCTTTCAGACGAATTTGAATCGACTATTTTATTAAAAAGAGAAGATTTACAAATTGTTCGTTCGTATAAAATTCGGGGTGCGTACCATAAGATTTCTTCGTTAAATGAAAAAGAAAAAGCAAACGGAATCGTCTGTGCCAGTGCTGGAAATCATGCACAAGGTGTTGCTTATTCTTGCAATCTTTTAAAAATTCACGGTAAAATTTACATGCCGAAAACCACTCCAAAACAAAAAGTAAAACAAGTTCAATTATTTGGAAAATCGTTTGTAGAAATTGTTTTAACGGGAGATACTTTTGATGATGCTTATGCTTCTGCAACGGCTGATGCCATCAAAAATCATAAAACTTTTATTCATCCTTTTGATGACGAAAAAGTAATCGCTGGACAAGGAACTGTGGGATTAGAAATCTTAGAAAGTTTTAAAGAACCAATCGATTATGTTTTTGTTCCCATTGGCGGCGGCGGATTGGCTTCGGGCTTATCGGAAGTTTTTAAACATTTAAGTCCTCATACCAAAATTATTGGCGTGGAACCAAAAGGAGCTCCTTCGATGAAAACTTCCATTGAAGAAAATAAAAATACCCCTTTACAAACAATTGATAAATTTGTAGATGGTGCCGCTGTAAAACAAGTTGGCGATAAAACTTTTGAAATTTGCCGTTATAATTTAGAAGATGTGATTTTGGTTCCCGAAGGAAAAGTCTGCACCACGATTTTAAGATTGTATAATGAAGAAGCAATGGTAGTAGAACCTGCTGGTGCTTTAACGATCGCGGCTTTGGATTTTTATAAAGATAAAATCAAAGGAAAAAATGTGGTTTGCATTGTGAGCGGAAGTAATAATGACATCGAAAGAACTGCCGAAATTAAAGAACGATCGTTACTTTACGAAGGTTTAATGCATTATTTTATGATTCAGTTTCCGCAGCGTCCGGGCGCTTTAAAAGAATTTGTCAATAATATTTTAGGACCGGATGATGATATTACATATTTCCAGTTTCATAAGAAAAACAACCGTGAAGTAGGTTCTGTTGTCGTAGGATTAGAGCTGAAAAACAAAAACGATATTATGGCCATCAAAATGAATATGACTCAAAATGGTTTTGAATTTCAATACCTAAATGACAATCAGGATTTGTTTACACAATTAATTGGATAA
- a CDS encoding RICIN domain-containing protein, whose amino-acid sequence MHKTTQKPKNQLKAVIFSIIAMLLCITKVNAQTVTPVLTTGDKSSLLQTQGTVNFGANSGTNASTVTVNAGTTYQTMDGFGYTLTEGSCEVISGMAATQQNQLLNELYNPTTGLNASVVRISIGASDLSSSSYSYNETSGDTNMNNFSLNGPDLTYLIPIIKKIQQINPNIKILATPWSAPRWMKTNGSWVGGSLQTQYYAAYARYFVKYLQAMQAQGIPIWAITPQNEPENPNNEPSMLMNSTEQKNFINQQLGPQMASAGFGNVKIIAFDHNCDNTAYPIDVLNNSSYVDGAAFHLYLGNISAMSTVKNSTNKNVYFTEQYTGSGGNFGGDFGWHMQNVVIGSTNNWSKTVLEWNAANNSSLGPRTPGGCNTCLGAITVNNSTSYTKNVAFYIIGQISKFVKPGAVRIGSSSTNGSIQSVAFKNPDGSTALVVYNSGSSNTIKVVSGSSAFNYTIPGSAAVTFTWGAGTPPPTGFPGYYNIISRNSNKGLDVADNSTVSGGRIQQYDITNGGGNNQRWKFVSDGAGNYYIIVKSTGMYLAVENNGTANGLKVQQRTFANSNEFKWTVASLGGGYYKITNVNTGKSLDVENVSTANGANIQVWDYTGGLNQQWQFVQVESTAKKALAITDENESTVDMMVFIDEVSDHLKIDTNHEGNAEVQIFNVGGQSVLKKDVNFVKGNISEIEVSRLPKGVYIVRVNDNQGSYSKKVIKQ is encoded by the coding sequence ATGCACAAAACTACACAAAAACCTAAAAACCAATTAAAAGCTGTGATATTCTCAATTATTGCAATGCTTTTATGTATTACTAAAGTTAATGCTCAGACTGTTACACCTGTTTTGACAACGGGTGATAAAAGCAGTTTATTGCAGACTCAGGGAACAGTAAATTTTGGAGCCAATTCAGGGACAAATGCTTCTACTGTAACTGTTAATGCTGGAACAACGTATCAAACTATGGATGGCTTCGGCTACACCCTTACTGAGGGAAGCTGTGAAGTCATCAGCGGTATGGCTGCCACACAGCAGAACCAATTATTAAATGAACTATACAATCCAACAACAGGATTAAACGCCAGTGTAGTTCGTATTAGTATTGGAGCTTCAGATTTAAGTAGTTCTTCCTATAGTTATAATGAAACTTCTGGAGATACTAATATGAATAACTTCAGTTTGAATGGTCCGGATTTAACCTATCTAATTCCGATCATCAAAAAAATTCAGCAGATTAATCCTAATATCAAAATTCTCGCAACACCATGGTCTGCACCTAGATGGATGAAAACCAACGGATCTTGGGTTGGAGGAAGTCTGCAGACACAATACTATGCCGCTTATGCCAGGTATTTTGTAAAATACCTTCAAGCTATGCAGGCGCAGGGAATTCCTATTTGGGCAATTACTCCTCAAAACGAACCTGAAAACCCTAATAATGAACCAAGTATGTTGATGAATTCTACAGAACAAAAGAATTTTATTAATCAACAGCTTGGTCCTCAAATGGCATCGGCTGGTTTTGGAAATGTGAAAATTATAGCTTTCGACCATAACTGTGATAATACGGCTTACCCAATTGATGTTCTCAATAATAGCTCTTACGTTGATGGAGCAGCATTTCACTTGTATTTAGGAAATATCTCTGCAATGTCTACAGTAAAAAATTCTACGAATAAAAACGTTTATTTTACAGAACAATATACAGGTTCTGGCGGAAACTTTGGCGGTGACTTTGGCTGGCACATGCAGAACGTAGTAATTGGAAGTACTAATAATTGGTCTAAGACCGTTTTAGAATGGAATGCTGCTAATAATTCAAGTTTAGGCCCACGTACTCCAGGCGGATGCAATACTTGTTTAGGCGCTATAACAGTAAATAACAGTACAAGTTATACTAAAAATGTGGCGTTTTATATTATTGGACAAATTTCAAAATTTGTAAAACCCGGAGCAGTACGAATTGGATCTTCAAGCACAAACGGAAGTATTCAGTCAGTTGCTTTTAAAAATCCCGATGGTTCAACAGCACTTGTGGTGTACAATTCAGGATCATCAAATACTATAAAAGTAGTTTCAGGATCATCGGCATTTAATTACACAATTCCGGGCTCAGCAGCCGTTACTTTTACATGGGGAGCAGGTACACCGCCTCCAACAGGTTTTCCGGGATATTATAATATCATTTCAAGAAACAGTAATAAAGGACTTGATGTAGCAGATAATTCAACAGTAAGCGGCGGTAGAATCCAGCAGTATGATATTACAAATGGAGGAGGAAATAACCAGCGCTGGAAATTTGTTTCTGACGGAGCAGGAAATTATTACATTATAGTTAAATCGACAGGAATGTATCTTGCAGTTGAAAATAACGGAACAGCAAATGGACTGAAAGTACAGCAAAGAACTTTCGCTAATTCGAATGAATTTAAATGGACTGTTGCTAGTCTTGGCGGAGGATATTATAAAATTACCAACGTTAACACAGGTAAATCTCTTGATGTTGAAAATGTTTCTACGGCAAATGGAGCAAATATTCAGGTTTGGGATTATACAGGAGGACTGAATCAGCAGTGGCAGTTTGTTCAAGTTGAATCTACAGCTAAAAAAGCGTTAGCAATAACCGATGAAAATGAAAGTACAGTTGATATGATGGTTTTTATTGATGAAGTAAGCGATCATTTAAAAATTGATACCAATCATGAAGGAAATGCAGAAGTACAGATTTTCAATGTAGGCGGACAGTCTGTTTTAAAGAAAGACGTGAATTTTGTAAAAGGAAACATTTCTGAAATTGAAGTTTCAAGACTTCCAAAAGGCGTTTACATTGTGAGAGTAAATGACAATCAAGGTTCTTATTCTAAAAAAGTCATTAAGCAATAA
- a CDS encoding group III truncated hemoglobin, which yields METLKDISTLDDIKQMVNSFYGNVRKDDLIGPIFNDKLQDRWEPHLQKMYGFWQTILFDVRAYSGTPFPPHKQLPVDKTHFDRWIAIFNSTIDSQFAGPITEEAKMRATNMAFMFSHKIEYFRNAENELRNSSGKS from the coding sequence ATGGAAACTCTTAAAGATATTTCAACTCTCGACGATATAAAACAAATGGTGAACAGCTTTTATGGAAATGTTCGTAAAGACGATTTGATTGGTCCCATTTTTAATGATAAATTACAGGACAGATGGGAACCCCATCTTCAAAAAATGTACGGATTCTGGCAGACAATTTTATTTGATGTTCGTGCTTATTCTGGAACTCCTTTTCCTCCGCACAAACAATTACCGGTAGATAAAACTCATTTTGACCGTTGGATTGCGATTTTTAATTCGACTATCGATTCTCAATTTGCTGGTCCAATTACCGAAGAAGCCAAAATGCGAGCGACCAATATGGCTTTTATGTTCAGCCACAAAATTGAATATTTTAGAAATGCCGAAAACGAACTCAGAAATTCATCAGGGAAATCTTAA